Below is a window of Trichosurus vulpecula isolate mTriVul1 chromosome 4, mTriVul1.pri, whole genome shotgun sequence DNA.
CCCATGCGTTATTACACTTTCCTGAGAGTAAAGCAATTAGAATAAACCTTAATCCTAGGAACAaaattttttgtagttttttttttttttgcatttaaaactttTGGGCTATTCCCTGACAATCTATACATGTAAATTTGATTGCTAAACATTGTCACTTTGAATGTCAAACTATTTTTAATCTATTGATtttgattaaaaatcataatacaAACAGAGCTAAAATCACACTAACAAAATAAACTAAATATGAAAAGTTGCATTGAAAGGGCATGTTACATTATTCTTAATAGGATCATGTAGAAACATTCCAATGGCAGTGttctcaaaataaaacaaaattacattGTAAGACCCCCAGCCTGGTCACACTTGGGACCTTACCTGTAACTTTGGCTGGTTGGTGTCTTTACTCTTGTACTACATGGCTCACTTACATCAGACATCATATTTGTATACCCTGAGAAATCTGACACTGAAGTCCTTACTCTATGGTCCACTTCTCCATTAGAGTTAGTGATAAAGGTCATTGGCACCCTGCTGCCCGACTTAAACTGAGAACCAAATGCCTGTGCAAAGTTCTCAATTTGATACGTTGTTCTAGGCTCTATGTCCTTCTGAGGATCTATCTGGCTAGTTAACTCCTGAGATGGAATCTGAAAGCTTGTGGAGGACTCTAAGTTTTTCTGTTCCTTCTGGCTAGTCAATTTCTGAGATGTAGACTGGTAGCTTGATGAAGTCTCTAAGTTTTTCTGTGGATCTATCAGATCATCCAGCTCCTGTGATGGAGTCAGCTGCTGATGGGTGGCCTCCAAAGCAGATAAATAAAAACCTGGTTGAGATCCAAGCAACATCCCAAAAGGAGGCTTTGGCAATGTAGTTGGCAACACTGAGGTAACAGATTGGCTGAAACCACACTCCAGGGGAGATGTAGTGTATATTTGTTTATCTGGAAATAAAGTGTGGTTGTGGAGAGTTGAAGACAAACTAACAAACTGGAAACTGGGTCCAAACGCAAAACCAGTGCTATTGGCTGATCTCTCAAAAGCTTGCTGGATGTATTTGGAATATCCTTGCAACATGTTTGCTTTGTCATTTGAAGGTGTCTGGTTGCCTGGGCTCAAATTTTCCTCTTGAACCATGTCTGAATGTTCTGCTGAGGGGTGTAAATCAACTCGTTGTTCCGTTAAATTGAAAGGATCCTCCTTCTGCCCCTCAGATTTACTGGAGTACTGGTCCAAAAGGCTTTGTAAGACTTCATCAGGGATTCCAGACTTGTCATGACAAGACTTGATCTCAGTgtttagagatgaggaatcaATAAGTGATAATGGAGCTTCATTGTCCATAACGCTCACACCTGCAGACTGGATGACAGACTGTTGGGAGGCCATGTGTCCAACATTTATAGAAAAGGCACTGTTACCACTGGCAGTTTGTAAGtatcttcttttctttgaaaactgcatgGCATCGTCATAGTTGCTACCTAGCTGGCCTTGCTTGCCACCTGCACCCTGGAGAAGACTAATGGCCTCCACGCTACTATTGGACACTATGCCAAGAGAACCACCTGGTTTCCCTGACAGTGATTTCTGTCCAACTATATCTGGTAATGGTGACACAAAATTAAGGTagtttttgtctgtattttttctgcttccttttttgaAGACCAACTTTGGCACCCTTTTTTGTAATTCATCTATACCAGCGCCAATTATGCCCCCACTGGAAGACACAATAGGAATTTCTACCGTATAACTCTGCATGTTGATATTATTTGCAATTTGTGATTCATTTGCTTTACCAGTCTTATGTTCCTTGTTTTCAATAGATAAGCTCTTTGacttattttttctccttgaagAACTCGTATTTCCCTGAGACAACACAGTCAGGTTACCCATACTGTTATGGTTTGATGACCCAGGTTCTGCACTAGCTGCTCCTTTAGCTATGGCTTCACCACACGTGCGCCTGTGCTTCAACAATCTATCAGTCCTTGAAAAATACTGTTGACAAGTCTCACATTTGTATGGCTTTTCTCCACTATGTGTCCTCTTGTGTCTCTCCATATGGTACTTCTGGATGAACTTCATGCTGCACTGATCACAGCCAAATGGCTTCTCTCTACTGTGAATTTTCTCATGTCTTTGCAGCAGATATTTCTGAATGAAACCCATGCTACACTGGCTGCACTGGAAAGGTCTCTCTCCTGTGTGGATGAGGACATGTCTGCGCAGGTGGTAGGAGCTCCTGAAAGCGGCGCTACAGTGTTCGCAGATGTGAGGTTTCTGACTTGGGGAAAGAACGGAACCTTCTCCATCTCCCACCAGAGAAGGTTTGGAAGAAGCGCTCGGCTTCCTCTTGGCTTTGATTCCCTGAGATTCTGGCTTTGGCCTCTTTGCCTTTTTGACACTAGTGTCCTGCTTTGGCTCCTCGCTACCATGGTGGTCATCCGTCCGGCCACCGCTCAGCAGCACATCTCGGTGGTGCTGGGGGGGTGGGTGCTGGCCGTGCTGCTGGTGGAGGAGGCTCAGGTCCTGGATGACGCCGTggctccccccctccccgcctccgAGGCCCGAAGCTCGCTCCTCCGCCCCCGAGAACAGCCCTccgtagtggtggtggtggtgatgctgcTGCTCCTCGGGCTCCGTGGGCTTCTCTTGTTTGATGCTCACCAGGGACTGCAGAAAGCCCCAGGAGTTCCTCTGCGGGGGGTAGGCCGCAGCCGGCGCCGCGGGCTCCTTCTTGAAAGTCATGTccggggcaggaggaggaggcgggGGAGGCTCGGCGGCCGGGGCTGCGGAGTTGGAGGccgaggaagaggaggaggaggaggaggtcgaggaggaggaggatgaggaggaggaggaagaggaggaggataacACGCACTGCGGGGGAGGGGCGGCCCCCACCGCCGCCCGGGTGAAGCTGGTGACCGGGGGGAGCCGGTGGTTGAACATGACCATACTCGGGGGGAAGGTGGGTTCCATCTCCGCCctcctgctgctgccgctgccgccgccgccgccgccgccgctgctgttgccgctgccgccgccgccgccgccgccgctgccgctgccgccgccgccgctgctgctgctgctaccgctgccgccgccgccgccgccgctacTCAGGAACCCACTGCCGACTTTCATACCCCGGAGGAGGCCTGgctgaggagaggaggaaaagggaggagaagggagggaaggaggaggaaccGGGCCCCGGGGCCGGGACCACCGCGGCGCTCAGAccccgccgccgccaccgccgccgctgccgccgccgccgccgccgccgccgcccagACCGCAACGCGCCCGGCGCTTATCCCCGGCCGCCTCCGGCCCCAGCGCGCATGGTACGGCGGCCCTACCCCgggcctcccccctcccccctctccggCCCCCAGCAGCAGCACTTACGGGTCCCGCCGCCGCCACCGCAGCCGCCGTCGCCTCCAGTTAATAAAAATAACGCCGAGTCCTCTCCACAATGGAATTAAAAGCCTCCCTGGCACTGCGCAGGCGCGGCGCGGGGTCTGCTGGGAACTACTCGACCCGGCCAGAGGGGAGCTCTGGGGAGCCAGGGCGCCTGCG
It encodes the following:
- the ZNF281 gene encoding zinc finger protein 281, whose amino-acid sequence is MKVGSGFLSSGGGGGGSGSSSSSGGGGSGSGGGGGGGSGNSSGGGGGGGSGSSRRAEMEPTFPPSMVMFNHRLPPVTSFTRAAVGAAPPPQCVLSSSSSSSSSSSSSSTSSSSSSSSASNSAAPAAEPPPPPPPAPDMTFKKEPAAPAAAYPPQRNSWGFLQSLVSIKQEKPTEPEEQQHHHHHHYGGLFSGAEERASGLGGGEGGSHGVIQDLSLLHQQHGQHPPPQHHRDVLLSGGRTDDHHGSEEPKQDTSVKKAKRPKPESQGIKAKRKPSASSKPSLVGDGEGSVLSPSQKPHICEHCSAAFRSSYHLRRHVLIHTGERPFQCSQCSMGFIQKYLLQRHEKIHSREKPFGCDQCSMKFIQKYHMERHKRTHSGEKPYKCETCQQYFSRTDRLLKHRRTCGEAIAKGAASAEPGSSNHNSMGNLTVLSQGNTSSSRRKNKSKSLSIENKEHKTGKANESQIANNINMQSYTVEIPIVSSSGGIIGAGIDELQKRVPKLVFKKGSRKNTDKNYLNFVSPLPDIVGQKSLSGKPGGSLGIVSNSSVEAISLLQGAGGKQGQLGSNYDDAMQFSKKRRYLQTASGNSAFSINVGHMASQQSVIQSAGVSVMDNEAPLSLIDSSSLNTEIKSCHDKSGIPDEVLQSLLDQYSSKSEGQKEDPFNLTEQRVDLHPSAEHSDMVQEENLSPGNQTPSNDKANMLQGYSKYIQQAFERSANSTGFAFGPSFQFVSLSSTLHNHTLFPDKQIYTTSPLECGFSQSVTSVLPTTLPKPPFGMLLGSQPGFYLSALEATHQQLTPSQELDDLIDPQKNLETSSSYQSTSQKLTSQKEQKNLESSTSFQIPSQELTSQIDPQKDIEPRTTYQIENFAQAFGSQFKSGSRVPMTFITNSNGEVDHRVRTSVSDFSGYTNMMSDVSEPCSTRVKTPTSQSYR